In the Piscinibacter sp. XHJ-5 genome, one interval contains:
- a CDS encoding glycine zipper 2TM domain-containing protein, giving the protein MKKLFAALTVVILAACTTTSPDVIQKGDAQRLSQVQDGTVLSVRPVVVEGNQSGVGAAAGGIAGGVAGSSVGGRRESAVVGVLGAVAGAVVGNAVERMSTREDAVEILVQLRNGERRAIVQAKGNETLAPGDAVILVSTGGKTRVSRAPVVVPAGSKS; this is encoded by the coding sequence ATGAAGAAGCTGTTCGCCGCGTTGACCGTCGTCATCCTGGCCGCCTGCACCACCACCAGTCCCGATGTCATCCAGAAGGGCGATGCCCAGCGCCTGTCCCAGGTGCAGGACGGCACCGTGTTGTCGGTGCGGCCCGTCGTGGTCGAGGGCAACCAGAGCGGCGTGGGCGCAGCCGCCGGGGGCATCGCCGGCGGCGTGGCCGGCTCCAGCGTCGGCGGACGGCGCGAGTCCGCCGTGGTCGGCGTGCTCGGCGCCGTGGCCGGTGCGGTGGTCGGCAACGCGGTCGAGCGCATGAGCACCCGCGAAGACGCGGTCGAGATCCTGGTGCAGCTGCGCAACGGCGAGCGCCGCGCGATCGTCCAGGCCAAGGGCAACGAGACGCTCGCCCCGGGCGACGCGGTCATCCTCGTGTCCACCGGCGGCAAGACCCGCGTGTCGCGCGCCCCGGTCGTCGTGCCGGCAGGCTCGAAGAGCTGA
- a CDS encoding TetR/AcrR family transcriptional regulator, which translates to MKGQQTRAAILEAALGLAANMGLEGLSIGALAEVTQMSKSGVFAHFGSREELQISVVREYHTKFEEEVFFPAMREARGLPRLKGLFERWVRRVSAELDSGCIYISGAVEFDDRPGPVRDALVSMVQAWQSALERAVRIAVEEGHLRADMDPLQLVFELHGLILALHHDARFLRNPGAMERVRTAFERLVGHYGTPAGHQILSGAPRTAKPQRKARG; encoded by the coding sequence ATGAAGGGCCAGCAGACCCGTGCCGCAATCCTCGAGGCTGCGCTCGGCCTCGCGGCCAACATGGGTCTCGAAGGCCTCTCGATCGGCGCGCTCGCGGAGGTCACGCAGATGAGCAAGTCGGGTGTCTTCGCCCACTTCGGCTCACGCGAGGAGCTGCAGATCTCGGTGGTGCGCGAATACCACACCAAGTTCGAGGAAGAGGTTTTCTTCCCCGCCATGCGCGAGGCGCGTGGCCTGCCGCGCCTGAAGGGACTGTTCGAGCGCTGGGTGCGGCGCGTGTCTGCCGAGCTCGATTCCGGCTGCATCTACATCAGCGGCGCTGTCGAGTTCGACGACCGGCCCGGGCCGGTGCGCGATGCGCTGGTGTCGATGGTGCAGGCGTGGCAGTCGGCGCTGGAGCGCGCCGTGCGCATCGCGGTCGAGGAAGGCCATCTGCGCGCCGACATGGATCCGCTGCAGCTCGTCTTCGAGCTCCACGGTCTGATCCTCGCCCTGCACCACGACGCCCGCTTCCTGCGCAATCCCGGCGCGATGGAGCGCGTGCGGACCGCCTTCGAGCGCCTCGTCGGCCACTACGGCACGCCTGCGGGCCACCAGATCCTGAGCGGTGCGCCGCGCACTGCCAAGCCGCAGCGCAAGGCGCGCGGCTGA
- a CDS encoding HNH endonuclease, producing MEVLQLDVSGRPQAWISAKEAACIYASDGIAWTLGNAFYVLRGGTQRRTGVQSRIEVHPIIAVRGAVPSRAWRQTPALSNPKLFARDRHVCAYCGGHFHVDDLTREHITPTSRGGRDTWMNCITACRPCNGRKGNRMPEEAHMSLLYLPYVPNLHEDMILRGRRILVDQMEFLLASVPRHSRLHG from the coding sequence GTGGAAGTTCTTCAACTCGACGTCTCCGGACGCCCGCAAGCGTGGATCTCGGCCAAGGAAGCGGCGTGCATCTACGCCAGCGACGGCATCGCCTGGACGCTGGGCAATGCGTTCTACGTGCTGCGCGGGGGCACGCAGCGGCGCACCGGAGTTCAGTCGCGCATCGAGGTGCATCCCATCATCGCGGTGCGCGGCGCAGTGCCCAGCCGCGCGTGGCGCCAGACCCCGGCGCTTTCCAACCCCAAGCTCTTCGCCCGGGACCGCCATGTCTGCGCCTACTGCGGTGGCCACTTCCATGTCGACGACCTCACGCGAGAGCACATCACGCCCACGTCGCGAGGCGGGCGCGACACCTGGATGAACTGCATCACCGCGTGCCGCCCGTGCAACGGCCGCAAGGGCAACCGCATGCCCGAAGAGGCGCACATGTCGCTGCTGTACCTGCCCTACGTGCCCAACCTGCACGAAGACATGATCCTGCGCGGCCGCCGCATCCTGGTCGACCAGATGGAGTTCCTGCTGGCCAGCGTGCCCCGGCACAGCCGGCTGCACGGCTGA
- a CDS encoding CHAT domain-containing protein, translating to MAAPVLFKLRAAALPAGPLPRAFQDSQRSAGMAEDDPFVPRRLLKVGQAFDLSTAARSTDAGQRQHDVAPETGEVVVLELPEGVTVITHPDNLRETLQRIDPQAVDADGAIVFERALRPRTTAMRGSIGDALADGLGSIVSRVYTLTVGQAADPIIEAAKRKACEWLGVKAEDGIEQYAELGVSWAGTKALMWAIESRLKREPGLYRFADGELAERFEPGDPRLKAEAAGGPLLVLIHGTGSSTAGSFDALQSASHAYWKAFEDRYGDRVFAFEHRTLSESPVDNALQLARALPEGATVHLVTHSRGGLVGDLLCIENFEALIDGYALDRAQLGEEDPAERERIRGELVKAHAEQRSALHELAAELRRKKPRVERYVRVACPARGTRLASGNFDVFLSALLSLMGWVPAFKGNPIYSAFKRVVLEVAKNRTKPNLVPGIEAMLPGSPMARFLASAKVQEGLRLAVISGDIEGGGWLKRLGVLFTDFTFFDSTDNDLVVDTDSMTAGVARPEGTRVLFDRGPEVSHFRYFVNDVTRTALRSWLTEASVEQIEVFKPLAGLEHVLPAARRERSRGAAATAGTLPVVVFLPGIMGSHLWLNKRERVWFDIAALALGGLDKLRLPASGKKDPVEAEALFAQFYGDLHRHLESSHRVVAFPYDWRQPLDVLADRLAATLRQQLDATRTPLQPVRVLAHSMGGLVTRAMIHRHPQLWDELMQRQGARFVMLGTPNQGSHLMVEALIGKSDTVRKLGVLDLEHDLQEVVDIIAGFPGALQLLPKPGFIDTGGTQSSDYFDAAVWGDFKKDMRDLWFGDGIGALPSAAVLKQAQWLWARDGSARPALPARHEKNVAYVFGCASKTPCGITREGTRWKMLGTPHGDGSVTWDSGRIDGIGQFFYMPAEHGALADTSDYFDSIAGLLDRGEGGMLMTSPPAVRGTEEAPLVASYDAGPAPYPTDAEVAAGLFGAGKRLRSRERPRDVLNVRVRAMDLRQVTQPILVGHYEQDAISGPEALIDRHIVHGELTVRHHLGLYAGAIGTASAVLLRSSLQERRRGSMRGAVVAGLGKYDGSLTVGKLTEAVRTAALRYLVHVLDSGAVAAGLEQAEGIRLATLLIGYNSSANLSIADSVQALLSGVIDANRHFAQTTKSRLRIVSLDIVEIYLDSAITATYAARQISHAMNADPRIPCRIDMDALLHQGDGMRQRLFDGRGGTYWPRLMITDADRDESAAVQTLAPRRALAERLRYLYLGQRARAESVVHQRQPQLVESIVERQVMVQRYDPDFSRTLFQLLVPHDFKDAARQMQQMVFVLDGYTANLPWELMLADDKPLATRTAMVRQLSSMQFRARVGHTMERRAYVVGNPSTEGFYKAFPDPKLGGLTALDDLPAAEKEAATVTDSLARHGFEVERVIGSHQPAIEVVNRLYRHPYRIVHVAGHGLYDENAADDRARSGVMLSDGLMITAAEIDAMEIVPDLVFLNCCHLGKVDRSPVAFNKLAYSVARQLIDIGVRAVVVAGWAVEDAPASLFAETFYDRLLADNLTFGEAVFQARCVTWDRYPASITWGAYQAYGDPGWRADPKADAPPRRVQTAWGGVAPEELLDRIEAERQELQRRGEALSAGEARRLVTRVQQWFANAPSQWMQRPDLLSALGELYADLGPDYLALACECYQRAVMASDRDGKVPIRAIEQLANAEARLGDATDDAGLVAAGIDRLTQLVRVTGGTLPGASAQQTMRDQAPGLANAERAGLLGGAWKCKAAVHARAFLATGKQTEFTLMADALEHSSQAYQAMASKLGDKDIRPYQTLNWLFLWSLSAQPDERLAYVAHAQRCAAAANAAFAEMPDAYNSTMVADAALVTALLDDSLAAAASGSDAALEGLVAGYDDALQSAIVTPRERDSVVKQIRLMALLHRAYETAGSVSAAKSVSARLDLLADRLSVASDADAQLLLPVPETKPERAAPARRASPPRKTARKTTRRKA from the coding sequence ATGGCTGCACCGGTCCTCTTCAAGCTGCGCGCCGCCGCCTTGCCCGCCGGCCCCCTGCCCCGCGCTTTCCAGGACAGCCAGCGCTCCGCCGGCATGGCCGAGGACGATCCCTTCGTTCCGCGGCGGCTGCTGAAGGTCGGGCAGGCATTCGACCTGTCCACCGCGGCACGCTCCACCGACGCCGGCCAGCGGCAGCACGACGTGGCGCCGGAAACCGGCGAGGTCGTCGTGCTCGAGCTGCCCGAAGGGGTCACCGTCATCACGCACCCCGACAACCTGCGCGAGACGTTGCAGCGCATCGATCCGCAAGCGGTCGATGCCGACGGGGCGATCGTCTTCGAGCGCGCGCTGCGCCCGCGAACCACCGCCATGCGCGGCAGCATCGGCGACGCGCTGGCCGATGGCCTGGGCTCCATCGTCTCGCGGGTCTACACGCTGACCGTCGGCCAGGCCGCCGATCCCATCATCGAAGCGGCCAAGCGCAAGGCCTGCGAATGGCTCGGCGTGAAGGCTGAAGACGGCATCGAGCAGTACGCCGAGCTGGGCGTCAGCTGGGCCGGCACGAAGGCGCTGATGTGGGCGATCGAAAGCCGCCTCAAGCGCGAGCCGGGCCTGTACCGCTTCGCCGACGGCGAGCTGGCCGAGCGCTTCGAGCCCGGCGACCCCAGGCTGAAAGCCGAAGCGGCGGGCGGTCCGTTGCTGGTGCTGATCCATGGCACAGGATCCAGCACCGCAGGCAGCTTCGATGCGCTGCAAAGCGCTTCGCACGCCTACTGGAAGGCCTTCGAGGACCGCTACGGCGATCGGGTGTTCGCGTTCGAGCATCGCACCTTGTCAGAGAGCCCGGTCGACAACGCGCTGCAGCTCGCTCGCGCCCTGCCCGAAGGCGCGACGGTGCACCTGGTGACGCACTCGCGCGGCGGGCTGGTCGGCGATCTGCTGTGCATCGAGAATTTCGAGGCGCTGATCGACGGCTATGCGCTCGATCGCGCCCAGCTCGGCGAAGAAGACCCGGCCGAGCGCGAGCGCATCCGCGGCGAACTGGTGAAGGCCCATGCGGAGCAGCGCAGCGCCTTGCACGAGCTGGCGGCGGAGCTGCGTCGCAAGAAGCCGCGCGTCGAGCGCTACGTTCGCGTCGCCTGTCCCGCGCGCGGCACGCGACTGGCCAGCGGCAACTTCGACGTCTTTCTCTCCGCCCTGCTGTCGCTGATGGGCTGGGTGCCGGCGTTCAAGGGCAACCCGATCTACTCCGCTTTCAAGCGGGTGGTGCTGGAGGTGGCGAAGAACCGCACCAAGCCGAACCTCGTCCCCGGCATCGAAGCCATGCTGCCCGGCTCCCCGATGGCCCGCTTCCTCGCCAGCGCCAAGGTGCAGGAAGGGCTCAGGCTGGCCGTCATCAGCGGCGACATCGAGGGCGGCGGCTGGCTCAAGCGGCTGGGGGTGCTGTTCACCGACTTCACCTTCTTCGACAGCACCGACAACGACCTCGTCGTCGACACCGACTCGATGACCGCCGGCGTGGCGCGGCCCGAAGGAACGCGGGTGCTGTTCGACCGGGGCCCCGAGGTCAGCCACTTCCGCTATTTCGTCAACGACGTCACGCGCACCGCGCTGCGCAGCTGGCTCACCGAGGCATCGGTCGAGCAGATCGAGGTGTTCAAGCCGCTGGCCGGCCTGGAGCATGTGCTGCCGGCGGCACGGCGCGAGCGCAGCCGGGGCGCTGCTGCGACAGCGGGCACCTTGCCCGTCGTCGTGTTCCTGCCCGGCATCATGGGCTCGCACCTCTGGCTGAACAAGCGTGAGCGGGTGTGGTTCGACATCGCGGCACTGGCGCTCGGCGGACTCGACAAGCTGCGCTTGCCCGCAAGCGGCAAGAAGGACCCGGTCGAGGCCGAGGCGCTGTTCGCCCAGTTCTACGGCGACCTGCACCGCCATCTGGAGTCGAGCCACCGCGTGGTTGCGTTCCCGTACGACTGGCGCCAGCCGCTGGACGTGCTGGCAGACCGCCTGGCCGCGACCCTTCGGCAGCAGCTGGACGCGACGCGCACGCCGCTGCAGCCGGTGCGCGTGCTGGCGCACAGCATGGGCGGCCTGGTGACACGCGCCATGATCCATCGCCACCCGCAACTGTGGGACGAGCTGATGCAGCGCCAGGGCGCCCGATTCGTGATGCTGGGCACGCCCAACCAGGGCTCGCACCTGATGGTCGAGGCGCTGATCGGCAAGTCGGACACGGTGCGCAAGCTGGGTGTGCTCGACCTCGAGCACGACCTGCAGGAGGTGGTCGACATCATCGCCGGCTTCCCCGGCGCATTGCAGCTGCTGCCCAAGCCTGGCTTCATCGACACCGGCGGCACGCAGAGCAGCGACTACTTCGATGCGGCCGTCTGGGGCGACTTCAAGAAGGACATGCGCGACCTCTGGTTCGGCGACGGCATAGGCGCACTGCCGTCGGCGGCCGTGCTCAAGCAGGCGCAATGGCTGTGGGCGCGCGATGGCAGCGCGCGCCCGGCATTGCCGGCCAGGCACGAGAAGAACGTCGCCTATGTCTTCGGCTGTGCCTCCAAGACGCCGTGCGGCATCACGCGCGAAGGCACCCGCTGGAAGATGCTCGGCACGCCGCACGGGGACGGCTCGGTCACCTGGGACTCCGGGCGCATCGACGGCATCGGGCAGTTCTTCTACATGCCGGCCGAACACGGCGCGCTGGCCGACACCTCCGACTACTTCGACTCGATCGCCGGCCTGCTCGACCGCGGCGAAGGCGGCATGCTGATGACCAGCCCGCCGGCGGTGCGCGGCACCGAGGAAGCGCCGCTCGTGGCCAGTTACGACGCCGGTCCGGCGCCGTACCCCACCGATGCCGAAGTCGCCGCCGGACTCTTCGGCGCCGGCAAGCGGCTGCGCTCGCGCGAGCGTCCCCGCGACGTGCTCAACGTGCGCGTGCGCGCCATGGACCTGCGCCAGGTCACGCAACCCATCCTGGTCGGCCACTACGAGCAGGACGCGATCTCCGGCCCCGAGGCACTCATCGACCGCCACATCGTGCACGGCGAGTTGACGGTGCGTCATCACCTCGGCCTCTATGCCGGCGCCATCGGCACCGCCAGCGCGGTGCTGCTGCGCAGCAGTCTGCAGGAGCGCCGTCGCGGCAGCATGCGCGGCGCCGTGGTGGCCGGCCTGGGCAAGTACGACGGCTCCCTCACCGTCGGCAAGCTCACCGAGGCGGTTCGCACCGCCGCGCTGCGCTACCTGGTCCACGTGCTGGACAGCGGCGCGGTCGCCGCGGGGCTGGAACAGGCTGAAGGCATCAGGCTGGCGACGCTGCTGATCGGCTACAACTCATCGGCCAACCTGAGCATCGCCGACTCGGTGCAGGCGCTGTTGAGCGGTGTCATCGATGCCAACCGGCACTTCGCGCAAACCACGAAGTCGCGCCTGCGCATCGTCTCGCTCGACATCGTCGAGATCTACCTCGATTCGGCCATCACCGCGACCTACGCGGCACGCCAGATCTCGCACGCGATGAACGCCGATCCCCGCATCCCGTGCCGCATCGACATGGACGCGCTGCTGCACCAGGGCGACGGCATGCGCCAGCGCCTGTTCGACGGCCGCGGCGGGACGTACTGGCCGCGGCTGATGATCACCGACGCCGACCGCGACGAGAGCGCCGCCGTGCAGACCCTCGCGCCCAGGCGCGCCCTCGCCGAACGCCTGCGCTATCTCTACCTCGGGCAGCGCGCCCGCGCCGAATCGGTGGTGCACCAGCGCCAGCCCCAGCTGGTGGAGAGCATCGTCGAGCGCCAGGTGATGGTGCAGCGCTACGACCCGGACTTCAGCCGCACGCTGTTCCAGCTGCTGGTGCCGCACGACTTCAAGGACGCGGCGCGGCAGATGCAGCAGATGGTGTTCGTGCTCGACGGTTACACCGCGAACCTGCCCTGGGAGCTGATGCTTGCCGACGACAAGCCGCTCGCCACGCGCACGGCGATGGTTCGCCAGCTCTCGTCGATGCAGTTCCGTGCGCGTGTCGGCCACACGATGGAGCGGCGCGCGTATGTCGTGGGCAATCCCTCGACCGAGGGCTTCTACAAGGCCTTTCCCGACCCGAAGCTCGGCGGGCTCACCGCGCTCGACGATCTGCCTGCTGCCGAGAAGGAAGCCGCCACCGTCACGGACAGCCTGGCGCGACATGGCTTCGAGGTGGAGCGCGTCATCGGCAGCCACCAGCCCGCGATCGAGGTGGTGAATCGGCTTTACCGGCATCCGTACCGCATCGTCCACGTCGCCGGACACGGCCTCTACGACGAGAACGCGGCCGACGACCGGGCGCGCAGCGGCGTGATGCTGTCCGACGGCCTCATGATCACCGCGGCCGAGATCGATGCGATGGAGATCGTGCCCGACCTCGTGTTCCTCAACTGCTGCCACCTCGGCAAGGTCGACCGCTCGCCCGTGGCGTTCAACAAGCTCGCCTACAGCGTGGCACGCCAGCTCATCGACATCGGCGTGCGTGCGGTCGTCGTGGCGGGCTGGGCCGTGGAAGACGCACCGGCGAGCCTCTTCGCCGAGACCTTCTACGACCGGCTGCTGGCCGACAACCTCACGTTCGGCGAGGCGGTGTTCCAGGCGCGCTGCGTCACCTGGGACCGCTATCCCGCGAGCATCACCTGGGGCGCATACCAGGCGTATGGCGATCCCGGCTGGCGGGCCGATCCCAAGGCCGATGCCCCGCCGCGTCGCGTGCAGACCGCCTGGGGCGGCGTGGCGCCGGAAGAGCTGCTCGACCGCATCGAGGCCGAACGGCAGGAGCTTCAGCGCCGCGGCGAAGCGCTGAGCGCGGGGGAGGCCCGGCGCCTGGTGACACGCGTGCAGCAATGGTTCGCCAATGCGCCGTCCCAATGGATGCAGCGGCCGGACCTGCTGAGCGCCCTGGGCGAGCTCTACGCCGACCTCGGACCGGACTATCTCGCGCTGGCCTGCGAGTGCTACCAGCGCGCGGTCATGGCCTCCGACCGCGACGGCAAGGTCCCGATCCGCGCGATCGAGCAGCTCGCGAACGCCGAAGCGCGGCTCGGCGACGCCACCGACGATGCCGGCCTGGTGGCCGCGGGCATCGACCGGCTGACCCAGCTCGTGCGCGTGACCGGCGGCACGCTGCCCGGCGCTTCGGCGCAGCAGACGATGCGCGACCAGGCGCCAGGACTCGCCAATGCCGAACGCGCCGGGCTGCTCGGCGGCGCGTGGAAATGCAAGGCCGCCGTGCATGCGCGTGCCTTCCTCGCCACCGGCAAGCAGACCGAGTTCACGCTGATGGCCGACGCGCTCGAGCACAGCAGCCAGGCCTACCAGGCGATGGCCAGCAAGCTCGGGGACAAGGACATCCGTCCGTACCAGACACTCAACTGGCTGTTCCTCTGGTCCTTGAGCGCGCAGCCCGACGAGCGCCTGGCGTACGTGGCCCACGCGCAGCGCTGCGCGGCGGCCGCCAACGCCGCATTCGCCGAGATGCCCGATGCCTACAACTCGACGATGGTGGCCGACGCGGCACTGGTCACCGCCTTGCTCGACGACTCGCTCGCCGCTGCGGCCAGCGGCAGCGACGCCGCGCTGGAAGGCCTGGTCGCCGGCTACGACGATGCGCTGCAGAGCGCGATCGTCACCCCGCGTGAGCGGGACTCGGTGGTCAAGCAGATCCGGCTGATGGCGCTGCTCCATCGCGCCTACGAGACGGCAGGCAGCGTGAGCGCGGCCAAGTCGGTGAGCGCGCGGCTCGACCTGCTGGCCGACCGGCTGAGCGTCGCCTCGGACGCCGACGCCCAGTTGCTGCTCCCTGTGCCCGAGACGAAGCCCGAGCGCGCGGCGCCGGCCAGGCGTGCGAGTCCACCGCGCAAGACGGCTCGCAAGACGACGCGCCGGAAGGCATGA